From the genome of Ananas comosus cultivar F153 linkage group 16, ASM154086v1, whole genome shotgun sequence, one region includes:
- the LOC109722155 gene encoding uncharacterized protein LOC109722155 has protein sequence MDAKPITTEAIAITEKKMDMTLEDIIKMSKKNNSKGKRPPRMPNKSRGFPNGNPSQGNSKVQRFMDSRSSIRQGVLAQRRSNFRGNQFPVTTQVAKKAAAMPIRNRAANWGKPRVAPASVQRKDAAAGKDKVLVPKQRPQTLDALFATMKEQRMRNISQQPAGGSGRQVAARRRRNQQWQVRGGNGAASAASGRRFGNLSR, from the exons atggaTGCTAAACCAATAACAACTGAAGCTATCGCTATCACTGAGAAAAAGATGGACATGACTCTGG AGGATATTATTAAAATGTCGAAGAAAAATAATTCCAAAGGCAAAAGACCACCAAGGATGCCT AATAAAAGCCGAGGCTTTCCCAATGGTAATCCTTCTCAAGGTAACTCCAAGGTTCAGAGGTTCATGGATTCTAGGTCGTCAATCAGACAG GGTGTACTTGCTCAGAGGAGGTCGAATTTTCGAGGGAACCAATTTCCTGTGACAACACAAGTTGCAAAGAAGGCTGCAGCCATGCCTATTCGGAACAGGGCGGCCAATTGGGGCAAGCCAAG AGTTGCACCAGCATCAGTACAAAGGAAAGATGCTGCTGCTGGAAAG GATAAGGTGTTGGTGCCAAAACAAAGGCCTCAAACCTTAGATGCACTGTTTGCGACCATGAAGGAGCAGAGGATGAGAAACATATCTCAGCAGCCAGCAGGCGGTAGTGGCCGTCAGGTTGCAGCACGGAGGCGTCGTAACCAGCAATGGCAAGTCAGAGGCGGCAATGGTGCTGCATCTGCCGCCAGTGGACGGCGATTTGGCAACTTATCTCGGTGA